In the genome of Candidatus Rokuibacteriota bacterium, the window TAGGCCCGTGCCAGCTCCAGCTCGGCGGCTGCCACCTCTTCCCGCCCCATCCGGCGCATCTCCTCCTTCGCGAGGCGCACGGCCTCGTCCACCCCGTCGTTGCGGGTCTGCAGCCCGACCACGAAGGAGGCGCCGTAGCGCGCGGGGGAGAGCGAGGAGTAGATCGAGTAGGCGAGCCCCCGGTCCTCGCGCACGCGCGTGTAGAGCCGCGACGCCGAGCCGCCGCCGAGAATGTAGTTGGCGACCGCCAGCGGGAAGTAGTCCGGGTGATCCTGGCGGATCGCCGGACGGCCGAGGTACACGGTGGCCTGGGTGAGGTCGCGCGTGAGGGTGCGCGCGACCGCAGGCGGCAGCGCGGCGATGGCCGAGGGAATCGCCGCGGGCGGAGCGGCCGGCGGCGCCCAGCCCGTGAGGCGCTGTTCCAGCTCGCGCCTGATCCCATCCCGCGTGACGTCGCCCACGACGGCGATCACAGCCGCGTCGGGCCGGTAGTGCTCCCGGTGGAAGCGGGCCACCTGTTCGCGCGTGAGCTTGCCGACGGACTCGACGGTCCCGGGCGTCGGGCAGGCATAGGGATGGCCCGGGTAGAGGACCTGCGCCAGATCGCGCCCCGCCACGGCCTCGGGGTTCGCCTCCGAGCGCTTGAGCGCCGCCTGCACCTCCGCCACCCGGCGCCTGAGCTCGTCCTCGGGGAAGGCGGGCTCGCGCAGCACCTCGGCGAGGAGATCGAGGCCCAGCGCCAGGTCCTTCTTCAGCACCGCGAGGGAGATCGTGACCCCGTCCTTCCCCGCGCCGGCCTCGAGGCTGCCGCCAACGAACTCGATGGCGCGGTCCAGTTCCGGGCCCGAGCGCCGGGCCGTGCCGCGGGTGAGGAGGTCCGCGGTGAGGCTCGCCAGCCCGGGGGCATCCGGCGGGTCGAAGGCGGAGCCCGCGCGCAGGTAGGCGCTCACGGAGACGATGGGGATCGCATTCCGCTCGGCCACCAGGAGCGTGGCGCCGTTGCCCAGGACCGCGCGATGGGCGATGGGTGCGGCGCCCGCGGGGGCGGCGAGCAGCAGGAGCGCAGCGCCAAGGCTCGAGAGTCGTCTCATGGGTTCCCCTTCAGTCGAGCTGCTTGCGGAACTTGATCACGGCCAGCGAGAAGATCACGACCCCGAAGGCCAGCAGCGGCAGCAGGCTCGGCCAGAGATCGCCGAACCCGACGCCCTTGAGGATGATCCCGCGCACGATCCGCAGGAAGTACGTGAGCGGGATGATCGAGGCCAGGTACTGGGCCCCCGTGGGCATCCCCTCGATGGGGAAGAGGAGCCCGGAGAGGTAGATGGATGGCAGGAATGTCAGGAAGGCCATCTGCATCGCCTGCGGCACCGTGCGCGCGGCCGCGGAGACGAAGATCCCGATGCCGAGCGTGCCCATCATGAAGACGAGCGCGAG includes:
- a CDS encoding insulinase family protein, yielding MRRLSSLGAALLLLAAPAGAAPIAHRAVLGNGATLLVAERNAIPIVSVSAYLRAGSAFDPPDAPGLASLTADLLTRGTARRSGPELDRAIEFVGGSLEAGAGKDGVTISLAVLKKDLALGLDLLAEVLREPAFPEDELRRRVAEVQAALKRSEANPEAVAGRDLAQVLYPGHPYACPTPGTVESVGKLTREQVARFHREHYRPDAAVIAVVGDVTRDGIRRELEQRLTGWAPPAAPPAAIPSAIAALPPAVARTLTRDLTQATVYLGRPAIRQDHPDYFPLAVANYILGGGSASRLYTRVREDRGLAYSIYSSLSPARYGASFVVGLQTRNDGVDEAVRLAKEEMRRMGREEVAAAELELARAYLVGSFPLRMDTSGKVARLLIAVEEHGLGLDYPDRYRERIGRVTAADVQRVSARYLDPAQFSVITVRGKAP